In Actinoplanes derwentensis, the following proteins share a genomic window:
- a CDS encoding response regulator, with translation MIRVLLVDDQQLIRAGLRMLCDAAPDIEVVGEAGDGRLAVESAARLVPDVIVMDLRMPGVDGITATSRIVAARPSSRVLVLTTFGDDDHLYPALQAGACGFLLKDAPPEELLHGIRQAAAGESPFSQDVLRRLVRRAVDARPEQRPVVGGLTVRENEVLGLVAEGLSNAEIAERMHIGVTTVKTHITALMTKTGSPNRVRLALLAHRG, from the coding sequence GTGATCCGGGTGCTGCTGGTCGACGACCAGCAACTGATCCGGGCCGGCCTGCGGATGCTGTGCGACGCCGCGCCCGACATCGAGGTGGTCGGCGAGGCCGGGGACGGGCGCCTGGCGGTGGAGTCGGCGGCCCGGCTCGTACCGGATGTGATCGTGATGGATCTGCGCATGCCCGGTGTCGACGGGATCACCGCGACCAGCCGCATCGTCGCGGCTCGTCCGTCGTCGCGGGTGCTGGTGCTGACCACGTTCGGCGACGACGACCACCTCTACCCGGCGTTGCAGGCCGGCGCGTGCGGTTTCCTGCTCAAGGACGCGCCTCCGGAGGAGTTGCTGCACGGGATCCGGCAGGCGGCGGCCGGGGAGAGTCCGTTCAGTCAGGACGTGCTGCGTCGGCTGGTCCGGCGCGCGGTGGACGCCCGCCCGGAGCAGCGCCCGGTGGTCGGCGGCCTGACCGTCCGGGAGAACGAGGTGCTCGGCCTGGTCGCGGAGGGCCTGAGCAACGCCGAGATCGCCGAGCGCATGCACATCGGGGTGACCACGGTGAAGACGCACATCACCGCGCTGATGACCAAGACCGGCAGCCCGAACCGGGTCCGGCTGGCGCTGCTCGCCCATCGGGGGTGA
- a CDS encoding S8 family serine peptidase, which yields MRKTILAALVAAAALVVPSPAQAAQPEDRYIVTMRDSAPGFTAGDLVRGFRAFPGFVSTMTAAEARRVAADPNVRSVEVDRIVSLAGVQKNPTWGLDRIDQRAVKPSKTYRPSADGDAVHAYVIDTGIRISHTQFGGRAAYGYDFVGDDAVADDCNGHGTHVAGTIGGSTYGVAKKVKLVAVRVLDCQGEGYISDIIDGVDWVTENAVRPAVANMSLGGGRSPSLDYAVADSIASGVTYVVAAGNENVNASLSSPADLPQAVTVAAGDSKDRRAYFSNYGKLVDLFAPGVNIKSATAASNTATAKYSGTSMASPHVAGAAALILDAYPYWTPAKVQAKLIADSTKGKITDRKGSPNRLLYVPAPPKAVVITTGQTPNAAAGVAYSARLALKPSRRGTWKLASGSLPPGLSLSAAGVLSGTPTKAGRYPVTVRFTDYVPQAVTKKIIIPVLASAPVIETAMLPGAVAGDDYEQGLTVAGGRAGTWTLASGALPDGLALAGSGMISGTAATAGEFTFTVRFTDTAGQTATRLYTVTVS from the coding sequence ATGCGAAAGACGATCCTTGCCGCGCTGGTCGCCGCTGCCGCTCTGGTGGTCCCGTCCCCGGCACAGGCCGCCCAGCCGGAGGATCGTTACATCGTGACGATGCGGGACAGCGCGCCCGGGTTCACCGCGGGCGATCTGGTGCGCGGTTTCCGGGCCTTCCCCGGGTTCGTCTCCACGATGACCGCCGCCGAGGCCCGCCGGGTGGCCGCCGACCCGAACGTGCGGTCCGTCGAGGTGGACCGGATCGTCTCGCTGGCCGGTGTGCAGAAGAACCCGACATGGGGCCTGGACCGGATCGATCAGCGCGCGGTGAAGCCGTCCAAGACCTACCGGCCGTCCGCCGACGGCGACGCGGTGCACGCCTACGTGATCGACACCGGGATCCGGATCAGCCACACCCAGTTCGGCGGGCGTGCGGCGTACGGCTACGACTTCGTCGGTGACGACGCGGTCGCCGACGACTGCAACGGGCACGGCACCCACGTGGCCGGCACGATCGGCGGCTCCACCTACGGGGTGGCGAAGAAGGTGAAGCTGGTGGCCGTCCGGGTGCTGGACTGCCAGGGTGAGGGCTACATCTCCGACATCATCGACGGCGTCGACTGGGTGACCGAGAACGCGGTCCGCCCGGCGGTCGCCAACATGAGTCTCGGTGGCGGACGGAGCCCGTCGCTGGACTACGCGGTAGCCGACTCGATCGCCTCCGGTGTCACCTACGTGGTGGCGGCCGGCAACGAGAACGTCAACGCGTCGCTGAGCAGCCCGGCCGACCTGCCGCAGGCGGTCACGGTGGCGGCCGGTGACAGCAAGGACCGGCGGGCGTACTTCTCCAACTACGGCAAGCTGGTGGACCTGTTCGCGCCGGGTGTGAACATCAAGTCGGCCACCGCGGCGAGCAACACCGCGACGGCGAAGTACAGCGGCACCTCGATGGCCAGCCCGCACGTGGCCGGTGCGGCGGCGCTGATCCTGGACGCGTACCCGTACTGGACCCCGGCGAAGGTGCAGGCGAAGCTGATCGCCGACTCGACCAAGGGCAAGATCACCGACCGTAAGGGCAGCCCGAACCGGCTGCTCTACGTCCCGGCGCCACCGAAGGCCGTGGTGATCACCACCGGCCAGACCCCGAACGCCGCCGCTGGCGTCGCCTACTCGGCGCGGCTGGCCCTGAAGCCGTCCCGCCGGGGCACCTGGAAGCTCGCCTCCGGTTCGCTGCCGCCGGGCCTGTCGCTCTCCGCCGCCGGGGTCCTGTCCGGTACGCCGACGAAGGCCGGCCGTTACCCGGTGACCGTCCGGTTCACCGACTACGTGCCGCAGGCAGTGACGAAGAAGATCATCATCCCGGTGCTCGCGTCGGCTCCGGTGATCGAGACCGCGATGCTGCCCGGCGCGGTCGCCGGTGACGACTACGAGCAGGGGCTCACCGTGGCCGGTGGCCGCGCGGGGACCTGGACGCTCGCGTCCGGCGCCCTGCCGGACGGTCTCGCCCTGGCCGGTTCCGGGATGATCAGCGGCACCGCGGCCACGGCCGGCGAATTCACCTTCACGGTGCGGTTCACCGACACCGCCGGACAGACGGCGACCAGGCTCTACACGGTCACCGTCAGCTGA
- a CDS encoding NADPH-dependent FMN reductase, translating to MTGIVVVSGNPRAGSRTSALAVAVGAAIAGRLGSPQPHVIEAGSLGPGLLVPGDEATAAAVAVLGEANLLVVATPTDKGSYTGVLKVLLGQLPARALAGKLAVPVVTAGVTTQATAAEALLRQLLVELGAIVVRPGLPVLESDLPESAAIAQKYAAALDW from the coding sequence ATGACGGGAATCGTGGTGGTGTCCGGCAACCCGCGAGCCGGGTCCCGGACCTCAGCGCTGGCCGTGGCGGTCGGTGCGGCGATCGCCGGCCGGCTCGGCTCACCACAGCCGCACGTGATCGAGGCCGGTTCCCTCGGCCCGGGTCTGCTCGTGCCCGGTGACGAGGCGACCGCGGCCGCGGTCGCCGTCCTAGGCGAGGCGAACCTGCTGGTCGTGGCGACCCCCACCGACAAGGGCAGCTACACCGGCGTGCTCAAGGTCCTGCTCGGCCAGCTCCCGGCCCGGGCGCTGGCCGGTAAGCTGGCCGTGCCGGTGGTGACCGCCGGGGTCACGACGCAGGCGACCGCCGCCGAGGCGCTGCTCCGGCAGCTGCTGGTCGAGCTGGGTGCCATCGTGGTCCGGCCCGGCCTGCCGGTGCTGGAGTCCGACCTGCCGGAGTCGGCCGCGATCGCCCAGAAGTACGCCGCCGCCCTGGACTGGTGA
- a CDS encoding winged helix-turn-helix domain-containing protein: MSVLAVAHPHATYPRPVLLRPVPDSPPEQQLDDDQAPVTVTISIAGGAGGRERVLAALRELVDAAGATAAVELGGAEAGSRPGGAAEIRLDPRARTAFRGGRLLELSRLEYDLLLFLARHPRQVFSRAQLLTHVWGHRHTTNRTVDVHVSRLRTKLDDPELITTVYGLGYRLADDAPIVVVER; the protein is encoded by the coding sequence ATGTCCGTTCTCGCCGTCGCGCACCCGCACGCCACGTACCCCCGCCCGGTCTTGCTCAGGCCGGTGCCCGACTCGCCGCCGGAGCAGCAGTTGGACGACGATCAGGCCCCCGTCACCGTGACGATCAGCATCGCCGGGGGTGCCGGTGGCCGGGAGCGGGTGCTCGCCGCTCTCCGTGAGCTGGTCGATGCCGCCGGTGCCACCGCCGCGGTCGAGTTGGGGGGTGCCGAGGCCGGATCCCGGCCGGGGGGCGCCGCCGAGATCCGTCTGGACCCGCGGGCCCGCACCGCGTTCCGGGGTGGCCGCCTGCTGGAGCTCAGCCGCCTGGAGTACGACCTGCTCCTCTTTCTGGCCCGGCACCCGCGTCAGGTGTTCAGCCGGGCTCAGCTGCTCACCCACGTCTGGGGTCACCGGCACACCACCAATCGCACGGTCGACGTGCACGTCAGCCGCCTGCGCACCAAGCTCGACGACCCGGAGCTGATCACCACGGTGTACGGCCTCGGTTACCGGCTCGCGGACGACGCTCCCATCGTCGTCGTCGAGCGGTAG
- a CDS encoding S1 family peptidase: MLRRPIVGLAVGVLVASGLASSPASAAPIISGDHSALASTLDAKLGARDAGSYVDASGKLVVNVTDAATAAEVRAAGATVRYVKHSGATLAAADTNLKTNLKTPGTAFAVDPVTNQVVVSVDESVTGAKLAAVQATVAKLGDTARVESVPGTLSTFIAAGDAIYTGGSRCSLGFNVRTSAGVNYFLTAGHCTNAGTTWTNGSATLGTRSGTSFPTNDYGIVRYTNTTIAKTGGFSSASTPAVGTAVTRRGSTTGTRTGSVTALNSTVNYSQGSVSGLIRTTVCAEPGDSGGPLYRGTAAYGLTSGGSGNCTSGGVTYFQPVTEALSVYGVSVF, translated from the coding sequence ATGCTTCGCCGACCGATCGTCGGCCTCGCGGTGGGCGTTCTCGTCGCCAGCGGCTTGGCCTCGTCCCCCGCGTCGGCCGCGCCCATCATCAGCGGCGACCACTCGGCTCTCGCCAGCACCCTGGACGCCAAACTCGGCGCTCGTGACGCCGGTTCATACGTGGACGCCTCCGGCAAGCTGGTCGTGAACGTGACCGACGCGGCGACCGCCGCCGAGGTGCGGGCCGCCGGTGCCACCGTTCGCTACGTCAAGCACAGCGGTGCGACCCTGGCCGCCGCCGACACGAACCTCAAGACCAACCTGAAGACCCCGGGCACCGCCTTCGCGGTGGACCCGGTCACCAACCAGGTCGTGGTGAGCGTCGACGAGAGTGTCACCGGCGCCAAGCTCGCCGCGGTCCAGGCCACCGTCGCCAAGCTCGGCGACACCGCCCGCGTCGAGAGCGTTCCCGGCACCCTGAGCACCTTCATCGCCGCCGGCGACGCCATCTACACCGGCGGCAGCCGCTGCTCGCTCGGCTTCAACGTGCGCACCAGCGCGGGCGTGAACTACTTCCTGACCGCCGGGCACTGCACCAACGCCGGGACCACCTGGACCAACGGCTCGGCGACCCTCGGCACCCGGTCGGGCACCAGCTTCCCGACCAACGACTACGGCATCGTCCGCTACACCAACACCACCATCGCCAAGACCGGCGGTTTCAGCTCCGCCTCCACCCCGGCGGTCGGCACGGCGGTCACCCGTCGCGGCTCCACCACCGGCACCCGGACCGGTTCGGTCACCGCGCTCAACAGCACGGTGAACTACTCCCAGGGCTCCGTCTCCGGTCTGATCCGGACCACCGTCTGCGCCGAGCCGGGCGACAGCGGCGGCCCGCTCTACCGCGGCACCGCCGCCTACGGCCTGACCTCGGGCGGCAGCGGTAACTGCACCTCCGGTGGCGTCACCTACTTCCAGCCGGTCACCGAGGCGCTCAGCGTCTACGGCGTCTCGGTCTTCTAA
- a CDS encoding serine hydrolase: MPSSRNLILVAAAVGILGGSVLVAQGMLGSGSGGTGGSLAGSFRDVPAAASPTPTGPTPEELAAIERAKRVKALDAALKKYATGKPEFSVAVFDRKTGETYAYRGDEKYETASIVKVQVLACLLMTAQDDDRKVTTSEKSLADKMIRFSDNAATTSLFSKIGRYTGLSACNKRLGLTQTKVSSSWGLTKTTVKDQVKLLAAIEDEDGELDGTSRQYAHKLMTTVSTDQDWGVPAVAAEGEDAAVKNGWLQRSTESNLWIINTVGQITGDDTDVSIAVLSHTNKSMTGGISLVERVGKLTRTHLKY, from the coding sequence GTGCCTAGTTCCCGAAACTTGATCCTCGTGGCCGCCGCGGTGGGCATCCTGGGAGGTTCGGTCCTGGTCGCCCAAGGCATGCTGGGCAGCGGTTCCGGCGGAACCGGCGGCTCGCTGGCCGGCTCCTTCCGGGACGTCCCGGCGGCGGCGTCCCCCACGCCGACCGGCCCCACTCCTGAAGAGCTGGCCGCCATCGAGCGCGCCAAACGGGTCAAAGCCCTCGACGCGGCGCTCAAGAAATACGCGACCGGCAAACCCGAGTTCTCCGTCGCCGTCTTCGACCGCAAGACCGGCGAGACGTACGCGTACCGCGGCGACGAGAAGTACGAGACCGCCAGCATCGTCAAGGTGCAGGTGCTCGCCTGTCTGCTGATGACCGCCCAGGACGACGACCGCAAGGTCACCACCAGCGAGAAGTCCCTGGCCGACAAGATGATCCGGTTCAGCGACAACGCCGCCACCACGTCGCTGTTCAGCAAGATCGGCCGCTACACCGGGCTCAGCGCCTGCAACAAGCGGCTCGGCCTCACCCAGACCAAGGTCAGCAGCTCCTGGGGCCTCACCAAGACCACGGTGAAGGACCAGGTGAAACTGCTCGCCGCGATCGAGGACGAGGACGGCGAGCTGGACGGCACCTCCCGGCAGTACGCCCACAAGCTGATGACCACCGTCTCCACCGACCAGGACTGGGGCGTCCCGGCCGTGGCCGCGGAGGGCGAGGACGCCGCCGTCAAGAACGGCTGGCTGCAGCGTTCCACCGAGAGCAACCTGTGGATCATCAACACGGTCGGTCAGATCACCGGCGACGACACCGACGTCTCGATCGCCGTGCTCTCGCACACCAACAAGAGCATGACCGGCGGCATCAGCCTGGTGGAGCGAGTCGGCAAGCTCACCCGGACGCACCTGAAGTACTGA
- a CDS encoding DedA family protein: MIGTLSSLGWLLLVVAFGAVVPIVPTGAAVSGTAALMFHEHPFSIGFVVAAGAAGAYAGDLVMYAMCRFGGEKLARRLRWLRDEQRLAGVKDRLRERQVPVLLVSRLIPGGRIPVLLAAAFAGIRWRTFVVANLPACVLWSVVYAAIGLAGGSLFPEPWQGVVAAVVVILLVNQALTWWDKRREVSTSGASG; encoded by the coding sequence GTGATCGGCACGCTGAGTTCGCTCGGCTGGTTGCTGCTGGTGGTGGCGTTCGGTGCGGTGGTGCCGATCGTGCCGACCGGGGCGGCGGTGAGCGGGACGGCGGCGCTGATGTTCCACGAGCACCCGTTCTCGATCGGGTTCGTGGTGGCGGCGGGCGCGGCCGGGGCGTACGCGGGCGATCTGGTGATGTACGCGATGTGCCGGTTCGGCGGTGAGAAGCTGGCCCGCCGGTTGCGCTGGCTGCGTGACGAACAGCGGCTCGCCGGGGTGAAGGATCGGCTGCGGGAGCGGCAGGTGCCGGTTCTGCTGGTGTCCCGGCTGATCCCGGGCGGCCGGATCCCGGTGCTGCTCGCGGCCGCCTTCGCCGGAATCCGGTGGCGTACGTTCGTGGTCGCCAACCTGCCGGCCTGCGTGCTGTGGTCGGTGGTCTACGCCGCGATCGGGCTGGCCGGCGGGTCGCTCTTTCCCGAGCCGTGGCAGGGCGTGGTCGCCGCAGTGGTGGTGATACTGCTGGTCAACCAAGCCCTGACGTGGTGGGACAAGCGCCGCGAGGTCAGTACTTCAGGTGCGTCCGGGTGA
- a CDS encoding MBL fold metallo-hydrolase, producing MRVTWWGHSTVWLEDSGTRLLTDPVLTGRLAHLRRMAGPSPRLPGAPDAILLSHLHADHFHCASLRAVPGNPLLIVPKGARGFAARALGPEMARRVVELAPGEETEVGAVRVRAVPAAHDGNRGPWSRERAIAVGFVVEGVARTWYAGDTGLFDEMSDLGPLDLALIPVGGWGPTLGAHGHLDARDGAEALRRVKASWAVPVHYGTFWPIGMGRVRRHMFDEPGPRFAEFAAQAAPDSRVRVLAHGETLDLEPAA from the coding sequence GTGAGAGTGACCTGGTGGGGACACAGCACCGTGTGGCTCGAGGACTCCGGCACCCGGCTGCTGACCGACCCGGTGCTGACCGGCCGGCTCGCGCATCTGCGGCGGATGGCCGGCCCGTCACCCCGTCTGCCCGGCGCTCCGGACGCGATCCTGCTGTCGCACCTGCACGCCGATCACTTCCACTGCGCGTCACTTCGTGCCGTACCCGGCAATCCGCTCTTGATCGTGCCCAAGGGAGCCCGGGGGTTCGCCGCCCGCGCCTTGGGCCCGGAGATGGCCCGCCGGGTGGTGGAGCTGGCGCCGGGTGAGGAGACCGAGGTGGGCGCGGTGCGGGTGCGGGCGGTTCCGGCCGCGCACGACGGCAACCGGGGGCCGTGGTCGCGGGAGCGGGCGATCGCCGTCGGGTTCGTCGTGGAAGGGGTGGCCCGGACCTGGTACGCGGGCGACACCGGCCTGTTCGACGAGATGTCCGATCTGGGGCCGCTGGATCTGGCACTGATCCCGGTCGGCGGCTGGGGCCCGACGCTCGGCGCGCACGGGCACCTGGATGCCCGGGACGGTGCCGAGGCGCTGCGCCGGGTGAAGGCGTCGTGGGCGGTGCCGGTGCATTACGGGACGTTCTGGCCGATCGGGATGGGCCGGGTGCGGCGGCACATGTTCGACGAGCCGGGGCCGCGGTTCGCCGAGTTCGCCGCGCAGGCGGCACCGGACAGCCGGGTGCGGGTGCTGGCGCACGGCGAGACCCTCGATCTGGAGCCGGCCGCGTGA
- a CDS encoding DUF1990 family protein, with product MTDLTYPHVGSTRTGRLPAGYRHLRYRTRLGTGEDVLARAGEAVLSFRMHRATGTRITADAHRAAPGVLLTVGLGPLRAPCEVVWTLEEGDRIGFAYGTRPGHPATGEEAFVVERDEHDRVWLVVTAFSRPAGPLMRVAGPFAVGFQHMFARLCGFALRRLGTVKR from the coding sequence GTGACCGATTTGACGTACCCCCATGTTGGGTCGACGCGGACCGGGCGGCTACCCGCCGGGTACCGGCATCTGCGCTACCGCACCCGGCTCGGCACCGGGGAGGACGTGCTGGCCCGCGCCGGCGAGGCGGTCCTCAGTTTCCGGATGCACCGGGCCACCGGCACCCGGATCACCGCCGACGCCCACCGGGCCGCTCCGGGGGTGCTGCTCACCGTGGGGCTCGGGCCGCTGCGCGCGCCGTGCGAGGTGGTCTGGACGCTGGAGGAGGGTGACCGGATCGGGTTCGCGTACGGCACCCGGCCGGGTCATCCGGCCACCGGCGAGGAGGCGTTCGTGGTGGAACGCGACGAGCACGACCGGGTGTGGCTGGTGGTGACCGCGTTCAGTCGCCCGGCGGGCCCGCTGATGCGGGTGGCCGGGCCGTTCGCGGTCGGGTTCCAGCACATGTTCGCACGCCTCTGCGGGTTCGCCCTGCGCCGCCTGGGTACCGTGAAACGGTGA